The Thermococcus peptonophilus genomic sequence CACTATCTTAATGATGTCGTTGAACTGGAGCTCGTAGTCATCCCCAACGCGCCGCTTTGTCCTCGCGTTGACAGCATAGAGGAAGGTCTTCCCGAGGTCAGTATGCACCTTGTAGGCCAGGTCTTTTGGCGTTGAGCCCTTTGAGAGCAGATAAACGTGCGGTAGGACGTTCCCGAACTGGTCAGTGAGCTTGTTTTCGTCCTGGACAGGATAGACGGGAATCAGCTTGAGGAGCTCAAAGACAGCCCTGTTTATTACTTCCTGAACGCCCGTTGAGCCGAAGCGCTGGAGGACTTTCTCCCTTATCAGCTCAAGGGCTTTTTCCTGCTTTGGACTCAGTTTTTTGAGAACCTTGAAGTCCGAGCTTCCGGGGAGGTACTCTATGAAACCTGCCTTAGCGGCCTTTCTCAGGGTCAGTTCGGCCGCTGCCGAGGTCGGAATTACTATGTAGCCCCTCTTTTCACCCTCTTTCTTCAGCCTCTCAAGCTGTTCATCGCTGGCTGCATCAGCCTTGTTGGCCGCTATGATTATCGGCTTGTTCACCTTCCTGAGCTCGCGGACGAAGTTGAACAGGTCTTCCTCAGTCCACTTCGTTGGATCGTCGCCCAGTCCGAGCCTGTGAATAGCCTCCCACACATCTTCCTCGCTCACACCGATTCCAGAGAGATGATCTGCTATCGCCTGCTCAAGCTTCATGTGTTGGAGCTTTATCCTCTTGGCGAACTTTTCCCAGCCCTTCTTGAGTATCCCGAGTATCCAGTAGTCTATCTCTCTCTCGAGGAACTCAATGTCCTCGACCGGGTCGTGGTAGTCGGTCGGCTGACCCTCTGCATCGGTCTTCCCGGTGGCGTCAACGACGTGTATCAGCGCTGAGGCCATCCTGAGGTCGTCAAGGAACTTGTTCCCAAGGCCGCGTCCTTCGTGCGCCCCGGGGACGAGACCCGCGACGTCTATCATCTTTATCGGGATCAGCGCCTTTCCGTCCCTGTATTCGTAGTTCTGCGGGTTTGGAGTGCACCCGAGCTCCTTACATGGGTGCTCTGCTATCGCGTAGGTAACCCCAACGTTAGCATCTATCGTCGTGAACGGGTAATTGGCGACCTCCACATCAACAAGCGTTGCCGCCGAGAAGAAGGTGGACTTTCCAACGTTTGGCTTTCCAACGACACCTATCTCCATGCTCTCCACCAGCCCAAATTCGCCACTGACTTTTAAGTCCTTTCGGCCGAAAACTATAATTTCCTCTCTTACTATTTTCTGCCAAATTGTCTATGCTGTTAAACGGGGGAAGAAAAATGGAAAAACAGGAAAAGCCCAAGATTACTGCGATAGCTTACTCAAAAGACAAATTCGTTAGTAAGAAACTCTCAAATATAGAAGAGGCCCTTGGATTCCAAGATTATCGC encodes the following:
- a CDS encoding redox-regulated ATPase YchF: MEIGVVGKPNVGKSTFFSAATLVDVEVANYPFTTIDANVGVTYAIAEHPCKELGCTPNPQNYEYRDGKALIPIKMIDVAGLVPGAHEGRGLGNKFLDDLRMASALIHVVDATGKTDAEGQPTDYHDPVEDIEFLEREIDYWILGILKKGWEKFAKRIKLQHMKLEQAIADHLSGIGVSEEDVWEAIHRLGLGDDPTKWTEEDLFNFVRELRKVNKPIIIAANKADAASDEQLERLKKEGEKRGYIVIPTSAAAELTLRKAAKAGFIEYLPGSSDFKVLKKLSPKQEKALELIREKVLQRFGSTGVQEVINRAVFELLKLIPVYPVQDENKLTDQFGNVLPHVYLLSKGSTPKDLAYKVHTDLGKTFLYAVNARTKRRVGDDYELQFNDIIKIVATAK